One Calditrichota bacterium genomic window, CTTTGGCTGAGAATCTATGTCCATTGAAAAGATTTTTTAGGAAAGTTCAGAACATCAAGAGATTTTTTCTAACTTGAATTTACAATTTTTTTTGAAAAAATCAAGGGAAAATTTGCGGAATAGTGTGAATGTTTAGTTCGGGACTCAATTTAACCCATCTCTGGCAATGTAAATCGCTCCCATCAAAGCTGTGTTGTATCCCAATTTGCTGATGCGGACTTCCGGAGCCGGCGTCATTTTCAAATGATCTTTCATCACTTTTAGGGCCTGATTAAAAAATTTCTCTCGGGCGCCAGTGGCAATGCCACCGCCCAAAACGATCACATCGGGCAAATAAAGTGCCGCTAAATTTCGTAGACCCTGACCCAAATTATAAGCAACTTCTTCCCACTCGGCATCGTTCAAATTTTCCGCCTTTTTGCCGTAAATTCGTTGAATTCCGTTTCCTGAGACAAGCGCCTCCAGGCAATCCGGAGCTCCGCATTCGCACTGAACTCTTTCCGGATGACCGCAGCGAAACGGAATCGACTGATGGCCGATTTCCGGATGGGCGCCGTCTTTTCCGCGATAATTTTTTCCGTCCGCGATGAAACCGCCACCGATTCCGGTGCTGATGGTCATGTAGAGCAATTTTTCAGGACGCGGTTGAGCGGATTTGTATTCTGCCCATGCGGCAACATTCGTATCCACGTCCACAAAAAACGGGCAACCGAATTCTTTTTCCATAATTTTTTTCAGCGGCACATCTCGCCATTCCGGTTGATGCAGCGGAGAAACAATTCCTTTTTTCCAATTTAGAGGCCCGCCAATTGCTGCGCCCATGCCTAATATTTTTTCGCTTCCGGCAATCTCGCGCGTCATTTTTTTGAGCAATTCAATCCCTTCTTCGAGGCGCTGCGGCGTTTCGTGGATGACGCTGTGGAGAAGATTTCCGTTTTCATCTCCGGCTCCGACCATGAACTTTGTTCCGCCAATATCCAGTCCGACGTAAACGCTCATTTCTTTTCTCCATAACCGTAGTAAGTTGGAAGCACTTAATTCGCAAAATTAAATCAACCACAAAGTCAAGAAGGCACAAAGGTCTTTGAAAAATTATTTTATTTCTTGGTGTCTCGGCGTCTTTGTGGTAAAAAAATATTTTTGTGTTCTTATTGGCTTTGGGATGATATCCTAATACCAATTAAATATCAACCAGTTTTTCCTGATAATTTTCCACGACAAATTTTTTGCCTTTTTGAATGACTCTATGCCCTTCAGCCTCGAGCATCAATTTTTGGTTCTCGATTGCGCCGGGATATTTTTCATTGAGTTCGCCGCTGGATTTCAGTGTGCGCCAGTAAGGCGTAATATTTTTCACGCCGGCGCGGGCATCCTCGTCCGCGGCGTTTGCGGCAATCCAGGCAAAAATTCCCGTCGTAATGGGACATCCGGTAGCGGCGCCATGTTTGATTGCCAATTTTTCACGAATGATATTGATTGTGATCAGTTTTCCCTCGGGAACCTGACGCATGATTTCATCCACTTCGATGGGCGCCGGAATGACGACTGTGCCCACGCCCCAGATTTTCGACTGTTTTTCTGTAATTTGTTCCACTTTGGGCAGGTTTTTGCTGTCAAGTAATTTTTCTTTCCAGGTTTTCTTTTTTGCCATTGTTATTTCTCCCTTTTATTCTCATCGAAGAATGAGTTCATTTTCGATTTAATGCGATGCAAAAAAATGGTTAACCCGACGGGTAAAAATCTGGCAGGTTTGGCCTCTTAATTTTTCCGAAACATAAAAGATAGAGAAAAAAATTGACATTTTCAATTAATTTTTTTGGTGGGACGATTTTTATTTTGCTTAAGTTGAGATGTACGCCACCTTCAAAGTAGCGCACATCTGATTCGGGAAATTCAGGTCAAGACGACAGAATTGTCAGTGCCGGGAAATTGAGAGGAAACATATTGGTCTGCGTTCCAGTCGTTTTCCCACGTTCCGTCATCAAGCAAATAGCGAAATTGATATTGTTTCCCGGTTTCCAGATCGAGCCGCAGGGTAAAGTCGCCGTTGCTCAGTTTTTTCATCGGATTCGCTTTTTCGTCCCAATTATTGAAATCGCCGACAAGATAGACTTTTTTGG contains:
- a CDS encoding ROK family protein — its product is MSVYVGLDIGGTKFMVGAGDENGNLLHSVIHETPQRLEEGIELLKKMTREIAGSEKILGMGAAIGGPLNWKKGIVSPLHQPEWRDVPLKKIMEKEFGCPFFVDVDTNVAAWAEYKSAQPRPEKLLYMTISTGIGGGFIADGKNYRGKDGAHPEIGHQSIPFRCGHPERVQCECGAPDCLEALVSGNGIQRIYGKKAENLNDAEWEEVAYNLGQGLRNLAALYLPDVIVLGGGIATGAREKFFNQALKVMKDHLKMTPAPEVRISKLGYNTALMGAIYIARDGLN
- a CDS encoding glycoside hydrolase; this translates as MSLKKQYLKSKSLCRVTFRLEKKPAAQAKKVYLVGDFNNWDEKANPMKKLSNGDFTLRLDLETGKQYQFRYLLDDGTWENDWNADQYVSSQFPGTDNSVVLT